The sequence CCGTCGAAGCACCTGTTCGCCGACGTCCAGGGAGCCCAGCGGTTCGTCCAGCTCCCGCCCCGGCTGCTGCAGTCGGCCCGGCTGCGCCTGGAGGCCGTCGACGCCACCACCGGCACCCGCTACGCGGCCGGCCCCGCCACAGCCTGCCTGCCCGAGCCGGACCGCCCCACTCCCCGGACCGGCAAGGACCCCGCCGGGCCACTGGCCGGCTGGCTGCTGCTCAACTACCTCGACCGGAGCCTCCAGGTGCACGCTCCCGACGGCGCGCCGCTCGGCGAACTCCGGGCGGTCACCGGCACCTCCGGGACGCGCGAGACCGCCTGGAACCCGTTGCCCGAGTCCCTCGCAGGCCACCCTCAGGACCCGTCGTTCCTGGCCGGCGATCCGCAGCTGCGGAACTTCGTCCGAGCCCTGCTCGAGCAGCCCGCCGACGACCTGGACACCCTGCTCACCTGCATCGACACCGCCCTGACCCGGATCGCCCCGGTCGATCTGCCCCTCGCACCCGCCCAGTTGAACGGGCGGCCGCTGGCCCTGCTGCGCGCCGATGTGACCATCGACCTCAACGGCCCGCCGCTGAGCGACCCCGGCCTGGACACGATTCTCGACCCCCCGACCGAGGACTATCCCTCCTACACCTGGCCGGTCCGCCTGGGCGCCGCGGATCGGCTCTCCGACGGACTGATCGGCTACTACGCCACGCACGGCGCCGCTGGGGACGCCATCAGCTACCGCACCATCCGCACCGACTTCCCGGTCAAGGACAGGACCTACACCGTCCCCATCGGCAATGGCGACCACCTGGCACTCCCCTCCCGGCCACTCACCCAACCGCCCGTCACCCATCACCTGACGCTCCTGGTCGACCCCCACGCCCCCGTCCACGCGCACACCGGCATCCTGCCCAGCGAGGCCCTGCAACTTCCCACCGACCTCGTTCGACAGGCCCTGGAACGCATCCGCGCCTCCTTCCGCCTCACCCCGCTGCTCGCCCCGCTGCGCAGCTCCCCCGTCCCGCCCTCGGCCAAGGACACCGATCCGGTGGACGGGATCGTCGTCCCGCAGCCCGCCGCCCTGCACGGCACCTGGACCTGGGCCGAACCCGCCCTCGCCGACGGAGCCACCACCCCCACCTGGACGTCCGTCCCCGTCGCGCCGGCCGACACCCGCCTGCACCCCGACGACCCGGTGCCCACCGCCCGGGCCGGCTACCTCCAACTCCACCCCGGCACACCTGGCGGGCAAGTGCGCCGCCGGAGGGGAACCTCGTGACCATGCAGCGTTACATCCAGGGAGGGCCCATGCTCCTGGACTACCGGATCTCGACCTACCCGGACGAGCTCACCGTCGACTACCCGGACCCGGTGGACCTGATCCTCACCGTCGACAGGGCTCCCACCTCGACGAAGCTCGTCCAGTGCGACAGGATCACCGTGGCACTCCTGATGGGGAACGCCGACGTCGCATGGGTCGAGGAGAAGGACGCCGGTTCCATCAGGGCCCGTGTCACGGGCGGGTCCGGCATCGGCCACGGTGAAGGGTGGACGGCCAAGTTCAGGACGACGAAGGATCGGGACGACGAGCCGGGAACCTGGTACGACGTCATCTTCACCCCCAAGGCGCCGGCCTCCTTCGACGGCAGCTGGGACCTGGAACTCCGGATCAGCGGCATCAAGTTGAACAAGGAGGCCGGCCACGCGAAGCTCCTCGTCATCGAGAAGACCTCGACGGGTGGCTCCACCTCCGAGAGGAGCATCACCGATACCGTTCAGAAGGCACCTCGGGAGTTCGAGCTGCACAGCTTCCGTGCCGACCCGCTGCAGATCAACAACGGCGACCGGCCGACCCTCAAATGGCAGGGGACCCGCAGCGCCGCCTACACCATGTACTGGAACGACTCCAAGGCGCACATCACCCCGGGCCCCGAAACACCGCCGGGGCAGTGGACCTGCCCCGACCCGCTGGTGAAGGACACCAACTTCCTGCTCCAGGGCCACTTCGCGCAGAGCGGCAACACCTATGA comes from Streptomyces sp. TLI_053 and encodes:
- a CDS encoding polymer-forming cytoskeletal protein encodes the protein MTMQRYIQGGPMLLDYRISTYPDELTVDYPDPVDLILTVDRAPTSTKLVQCDRITVALLMGNADVAWVEEKDAGSIRARVTGGSGIGHGEGWTAKFRTTKDRDDEPGTWYDVIFTPKAPASFDGSWDLELRISGIKLNKEAGHAKLLVIEKTSTGGSTSERSITDTVQKAPREFELHSFRADPLQINNGDRPTLKWQGTRSAAYTMYWNDSKAHITPGPETPPGQWTCPDPLVKDTNFLLQGHFAQSGNTYERSLTTLVAVLTPDLVVHRLTVNGPLLAKNTVTVDGATDLNGTVKAKGTLTVAGALTAESTVTVGGDLTASRAATIDGALTAKSTGSIHGALTARSTATVGGDLTAEKNATVKGELKAQQDATVAKTLKVTGDATFGTVHAATVKVK